A genomic region of Echeneis naucrates chromosome 24, fEcheNa1.1, whole genome shotgun sequence contains the following coding sequences:
- the esrrgb gene encoding estrogen-related receptor gamma b: MDVSELCIPDPLCYHNQLLTRMPSEDRHLSSSCGSYVKTEPSSPSSSLVDTGSHHSPSGNSDASGGYVNGGGRRSHALDSPPMFNPGMLAGGGACLRRYEECSGSMADDSPIKCEYMLNAIPKRLCLVCGDIASGYHYGVASCEACKAFFKRTIQGNIEYSCPATNECEITKRRRKSCQACRFMKCLKVGMLKEGVRLDRVRGGRQKYKRRLDTENGAYLGLTIPPPAKKPLTKIVSHLLVVEPEKIYAMPDPTMPDGDIKALTTLCDLADRELVVIIGWAKHIPGFSTLSLADQMSLLQSAWMEILVLSIVFRSLPCEDEIVYAEDYVVDEEQARISGLLDLHVAILPLVRRYKKLRMEKEEFVTLKAIALANSDSMHIENIEAVQRLQDSLHEALQDFEGSQHPEDPRRAGKLLMTLPLLRQTATKAVQHFYSIKMQGKVPMHKLFLEMLEAKA; the protein is encoded by the exons GTTACTAACCAGAATGCCCTCTGAGGACAGACACCTGTCCTCAAGCTGCGGTTCCTACGTCAAAACTGAGCCTTCCAGTCCTTCGTCCTCCTTAGTCGACACCGGCAGTCACCACAGTCCCAGTGGCAACTCTGACGCCAGCGGCGGCTACGTTAACGGCGGCGGCAGACGCTCGCACGCTCTGGACTCCCCGCCAATGTTCAACCCAGGCATGCTTGCAGGTGGCGGGGCCTGCCTACGCCGCTACGAGGAGTGCTCCGGCAGCATGGCGGATGACTCACCAATCAAGTGCGAGTACATGCTCAATGCCATTCCCAAGAGGCTGTGTCTGGTGTGTGGCGACATTGCCTCAGGGTACCACTATGGGGTGGCCTCCTGTGAGGCCTGCAAAGCCTTCTTCAAAAGGACGATACAAG GGAATATTGAGTACAGCTGCCCGGCCACCAACGAATGCGAGATCACCAAAAGGAGACGCAAATCTTGCCAGGCCTGCCGCTTCATGAAATGTCTTAAAGTTGGCATGCTGAAAGAAG GTGTGCGTCTGGACCGGGTGAGAGGGGGGCGACAGAAGTACAAGAGGCGGCTGGACACAGAGAACGGCGCCTACCTCGGCCTCACCATCCCCCCTCCAGCCAAAAAGCCAC TGACAAAAATCGTTTCCCATCTGTTGGTGGTGGAACCAGAGAAGATCTACGCCATGCCCGACCCCACCATGCCTGACGGAGACATCAAGGCCCTGACTACGCTTTGCGACTTGGCCGACCGCGAGCTGGTGGTCATCATCGGCTGGGCTAAACATATCCCAG GTTTTTCCACTCTCTCGCTGGCAGATCAGATGAGTCTACTGCAGAGTGCCTGGATGGAGATCCTGGTGCTGAGCATCGTGTTTCGCTCCCTGCCCTGCGAGGATGAAATTGTGTACGCAGAGGACTATGTGGTTGATGAGGAGCAGGCGAGGATCTCTGGCCTGCTGGACTTGCACGTCGCCATCCTGCCGCTGGTCCGACGCTACAAGAAACTACGCATGGAGAAGGAGGAGTTTGTTACGCTCAAAGCCATCGCGCTTGCTAACTCAG ACTCCATGCACATAGAGAATATTGAGGCTGTCCAAAGGCTCCAGGATTCTCTCCACGAGGCCCTGCAGGACTTTGAGGGCTCTCAGCACCCGGAGGACCCTCGACGGGCAGGCAAGCTCCTAATGACCCTGCCTCTGCTCCGTCAGACCGCCACCAAGGCAGTTCAGCACTTCTACAGCATCAAAATGCAGGGCAAAGTCCCAATGCACAAACTGTTCCTGGAGATGCTAGAGGCCAAGGCTTGA